Proteins encoded together in one Acidobacteriota bacterium window:
- a CDS encoding VWA domain-containing protein has protein sequence MRRFLLALALMTHPVVGWAQEAPRSQATFRSGVDLVTVSATVRNSKGRLVTNLTKQDFEVIDRGERRAISEFRSERAPLSLAILFDVSGSMDIAGRSTAARFAAFHLLNSLDEGRDEAGLFAFDSRLREVAPFTVDTRALKGALGEVDPFGATSLHDAISAAAERVATRPMSRRAVVVLTDGIDTSSQLTPAQVSATAAAIDVPVYIIAVVLPIDDPGSDRATPGSQRQAPASVGTIEDLARWTGGALHYSSTSASAYKAARSVIDELRHLYLIAFEPGAAPGWHPLEIRMSQKDLVVRTRGGYVAGPGSR, from the coding sequence ATGCGGCGGTTCCTCCTGGCCCTCGCGCTGATGACCCATCCGGTTGTCGGCTGGGCGCAGGAGGCTCCTCGGTCGCAGGCGACGTTTCGCTCAGGTGTGGACCTTGTCACGGTAAGCGCGACGGTGCGCAACAGCAAAGGACGACTGGTGACCAATCTCACCAAGCAGGACTTCGAAGTGATCGACCGTGGCGAGCGCCGCGCGATCAGCGAGTTCCGCTCCGAGCGTGCGCCCTTGAGCCTGGCGATTCTCTTCGACGTGAGCGGCAGCATGGATATTGCCGGCCGCTCGACCGCTGCGAGATTTGCGGCCTTTCATCTGCTGAATTCGCTCGATGAAGGCCGCGACGAAGCCGGGCTGTTCGCGTTTGACAGCCGGCTACGCGAGGTGGCCCCGTTTACGGTCGATACGCGTGCCCTCAAGGGTGCGCTGGGGGAGGTCGATCCATTCGGGGCCACCTCGTTACATGACGCGATTTCGGCGGCGGCCGAACGGGTGGCGACTCGCCCGATGTCCCGCCGCGCAGTGGTGGTGTTGACCGACGGCATCGATACGTCGAGCCAGCTGACGCCGGCGCAGGTGTCGGCAACAGCAGCGGCCATCGACGTGCCCGTCTACATCATCGCCGTGGTCTTGCCAATCGACGATCCGGGCTCCGATCGCGCCACCCCAGGCTCACAGCGGCAGGCCCCTGCGTCGGTTGGCACAATTGAGGACCTCGCGCGCTGGACCGGCGGTGCGCTGCACTACAGCAGCACCTCGGCGTCGGCCTACAAGGCCGCGCGCTCGGTCATCGATGAACTGCGCCACCTGTATTTGATTGCGTTCGAGCCTGGCGCGGCTCCGGGGTGGCACCCGCTCGAGATTCGGATGTCGCAGAAGGATTTGGTCGTGCGGACCCGCGGCGGCTACGTCGCCGGGCCGGGCAGTCGTTAA
- a CDS encoding OmpA family protein — protein sequence MRKSLFVVGIITILGVAPACATKGFVRTSVGEVNDKVATMGTSLEETQERVRTAEGKIVEVDGKAVAANEAAAKANAAAADAANKAAEVGTTAERRAAGIEAETRKLIFETVLSEDQGKFRLGKADLPEDAAVALDAMVNNLKADKKAVWVEIEGHTDNVGDAKYNEQLGLMRAEAVKRYLYEKHQVPLHKINVISYGEEKPVAPNNTRDGRAQNRRVVIKVLA from the coding sequence ATGCGTAAGTCCCTGTTCGTCGTCGGCATCATTACCATCCTTGGCGTTGCGCCGGCGTGCGCGACCAAGGGCTTCGTCCGCACCTCGGTCGGTGAAGTGAACGACAAGGTGGCCACCATGGGCACGTCGCTCGAAGAGACCCAGGAGCGCGTGCGCACGGCCGAAGGCAAGATCGTTGAAGTGGACGGCAAGGCCGTGGCCGCCAACGAAGCGGCCGCCAAGGCCAACGCCGCCGCCGCCGACGCGGCCAACAAGGCCGCGGAAGTCGGCACGACCGCCGAACGCCGCGCCGCCGGCATCGAAGCCGAGACGCGCAAGCTGATCTTCGAAACCGTGCTCAGCGAAGACCAGGGCAAGTTCCGGCTGGGCAAGGCTGACCTGCCGGAAGACGCCGCCGTGGCGCTCGACGCGATGGTGAACAACCTCAAGGCCGACAAGAAGGCCGTGTGGGTGGAAATCGAAGGCCACACCGACAACGTCGGCGACGCGAAGTACAACGAACAGCTCGGCCTGATGCGCGCCGAAGCCGTGAAGCGCTATCTCTACGAGAAGCACCAGGTGCCGCTGCACAAGATCAACGTGATCAGCTACGGCGAAGAGAAGCCGGTGGCGCCGAACAACACCCGCGACGGCCGCGCCCAGAACCGCCGCGTCGTGATCAAGGTCCTCGCCTAG
- a CDS encoding glycosyltransferase family 2 protein: MKLSVVMPAYNEQATIRTIVARVLAVDLGPVEKELVIVDDGSKDGTRDILKKLDGQAGVRVLFQPHNQGKGAAVWRGIREATGDMVIIQDADLEYDPNEYPVLIRPILDGQADVVYGSRFLGHARGHRVLYFWHSVGNKMLTTLSNMFSDLNLTDMETCYKVMLKSYADRLDLQSKDFGIEPEITQKMSAMRARIYEVPISYNGRTYEEGKKIGLKDAFKAVYTILRFWGWQPK, encoded by the coding sequence ATGAAACTCAGCGTCGTCATGCCGGCCTACAACGAGCAGGCCACCATCCGCACCATCGTCGCGCGCGTGCTCGCCGTGGACCTCGGTCCCGTCGAGAAGGAGCTCGTGATCGTGGACGATGGGTCGAAGGACGGGACGCGCGACATCCTGAAGAAACTGGACGGCCAGGCCGGGGTGCGCGTGTTGTTCCAGCCGCACAACCAGGGCAAGGGCGCGGCGGTGTGGCGCGGCATCCGCGAGGCGACCGGCGACATGGTGATCATCCAGGACGCCGACCTCGAATACGACCCGAACGAATATCCCGTGCTGATCCGGCCGATTCTCGACGGCCAGGCTGACGTCGTGTACGGGTCGCGGTTCCTCGGCCACGCGCGCGGCCACCGCGTGCTCTATTTCTGGCACTCGGTCGGCAACAAGATGCTGACGACGCTCTCCAACATGTTCAGTGACTTGAACCTCACCGACATGGAGACCTGCTACAAGGTGATGCTGAAGTCGTACGCCGACCGGCTCGACCTGCAGTCGAAGGATTTTGGCATCGAGCCCGAAATTACCCAGAAGATGTCGGCCATGCGCGCGCGCATTTACGAGGTACCCATCTCGTACAACGGCCGGACCTACGAAGAGGGCAAGAAGATCGGGCTGAAGGACGCCTTCAAGGCGGTCTACACGATTCTTCGCTTCTGGGGATGGCAGCCTAAATAG
- a CDS encoding CHRD domain-containing protein has protein sequence MAGVFALLVSSQAQAQQMNFTANLSGGSEVPGVVTGAAGTATIALNQATGVVTYRVDVYNMPVGTTAAHFHVGAAGVSGPVVVNITVSAGISNDYGLTGTASATDLVPRAAQGINSWEDFLQALQLGNIYLNVHSTNNAGGEIRGQVVRVP, from the coding sequence ATGGCGGGCGTGTTCGCGCTGCTGGTTTCGAGCCAGGCGCAGGCCCAGCAAATGAACTTCACCGCAAACCTGTCGGGTGGCAGCGAAGTGCCCGGTGTGGTGACCGGCGCGGCAGGAACGGCCACGATCGCGTTGAACCAGGCCACCGGCGTCGTGACCTACCGCGTGGATGTCTACAACATGCCGGTGGGCACCACGGCTGCGCACTTCCACGTCGGCGCGGCCGGCGTGTCGGGCCCGGTCGTGGTGAACATCACGGTGTCGGCCGGCATTTCAAACGACTACGGCCTCACCGGCACGGCGTCGGCGACCGACCTCGTGCCCCGCGCCGCCCAGGGCATCAACTCGTGGGAGGACTTCCTGCAGGCCCTGCAGCTCGGCAACATCTACCTGAACGTGCACAGCACGAACAACGCCGGCGGCGAGATCAGGGGACAAGTCGTTCGCGTGCCTTAG